Proteins co-encoded in one Vulgatibacter sp. genomic window:
- the asnS gene encoding asparagine--tRNA ligase, with the protein MSTLPRAWINEIGKYEGQEVELRGWLDNRRSSGKLHFLQVRDGTGVIQCVVFKGDVSPEVFAETNHLPQESAIKVRGTVKKDDRAPIGYELGVKDVEVVQKAAPDYPLGHKEHGVAFLMDQRHLWLRSNRQRVVMAVRHTIVKAIRDYFDGKGFRLVDSPIFTPNACEGTSTLFEVPYFDMGKAYLTQSGQLYAEASAMAYGKVYTFGPTFRAEKSKTRRHLTEFWMVEPEVAFMDLEEDMDLAEDFICFIAQRVLENHAKELQTILERDIAKLETIKKPFPRITYDEAVKVLQAAGNPIQWGDDFGGDEETILASAYDRPVMVHRYPAELKAFYFKHDPQNPRVALGMDVLAPEGYGEIIGGGQREESYETLVERIKAHKLPLEAFDWYLDLRKWGSVPHAGFGLGLERTVAWMCGLHHVRETIPYPRMMERLTP; encoded by the coding sequence ATGAGCACGCTGCCGCGCGCATGGATCAACGAGATCGGAAAGTACGAGGGCCAGGAGGTCGAGCTCCGGGGCTGGCTCGACAACCGCCGCTCCTCCGGCAAGCTGCACTTCCTGCAGGTCCGCGACGGCACGGGCGTCATCCAGTGCGTCGTCTTCAAGGGCGACGTCTCGCCCGAGGTCTTCGCCGAGACCAACCACCTGCCGCAGGAGTCGGCGATCAAGGTGCGGGGCACGGTGAAGAAGGACGACCGCGCGCCCATCGGCTACGAGCTCGGGGTGAAGGACGTCGAGGTGGTCCAGAAGGCCGCCCCCGACTACCCGCTCGGCCACAAGGAGCACGGCGTCGCCTTCCTCATGGATCAGCGCCACCTCTGGCTGCGCTCCAACCGCCAGCGCGTGGTGATGGCGGTGCGCCACACCATCGTGAAGGCGATCCGCGACTACTTCGACGGCAAGGGCTTCCGGCTCGTCGACTCGCCGATCTTCACGCCCAACGCCTGCGAGGGCACCTCGACGCTCTTCGAGGTCCCCTACTTCGACATGGGCAAGGCCTACCTCACCCAGTCCGGCCAGCTCTACGCCGAGGCCTCGGCGATGGCCTACGGCAAGGTCTACACCTTCGGCCCGACCTTCCGCGCCGAGAAGTCCAAGACCCGCCGCCACCTCACCGAGTTCTGGATGGTGGAGCCCGAGGTCGCCTTCATGGACCTCGAGGAGGACATGGATCTCGCCGAGGACTTCATCTGCTTCATCGCCCAGCGGGTCCTCGAGAACCACGCGAAGGAGCTGCAGACGATCCTCGAGCGGGACATCGCCAAGCTCGAGACGATCAAGAAGCCCTTCCCCCGCATCACCTACGACGAGGCGGTGAAGGTGCTGCAGGCGGCGGGCAACCCGATCCAGTGGGGCGACGATTTCGGCGGCGACGAGGAGACGATCCTCGCCTCGGCCTACGACCGCCCGGTGATGGTCCACCGCTACCCGGCGGAGCTGAAGGCCTTCTACTTCAAGCACGATCCGCAGAACCCGCGGGTGGCGCTGGGCATGGACGTGCTCGCTCCCGAGGGCTACGGCGAGATCATCGGCGGCGGCCAGCGCGAGGAGAGCTACGAGACGCTGGTCGAGCGGATCAAGGCGCACAAGCTGCCCCTCGAGGCCTTCGACTGGTACCTCGACCTGCGCAAGTGGGGCTCGGTGCCGCACGCCGGCTTCGGCCTCGGCCTCGAGCGCACGGTGGCCTGGATGTGCGGCCTCCACCACGTCCGCGAGACCATCCCCTACCCGCGGATGATGGAGCGGCTGACCCCGTAG
- the leuS gene encoding leucine--tRNA ligase encodes MQERYEPRAIEPKWQDRWERENLFAAGQRGDLPKKFVLEMFPYPSGAMHMGHVRNYLIGDVIARFARMHGFDVLHPMGWDALGLPAENAAIKDKRHPADRTKENVASFKAEMKRIGFSYDWSREINTSHPEYYRWNQWFFLKFREMGLVYKRHASVNWCPGCNTVIANEQVKDGLCERSGDPVVIRKMPEWAFRITHYSERLLQNLDTLNEWPDEVVKKQRNWIGKSEGTELVFGVAGADEKITVFTTRSDTIFGCTYVVVAPDHPLLERIVPEDRKEGVRAFATEQARKAAAKGREEELEKEGVDTGARAIHPFTGAELPIWAANFVVSDYGTGAVMSVPAHDQRDFEFARKYGLPIRQVIQPVGADRLPADPTEAFTEDGLLEGSDGFDGMTSAQARKAIGAKAKEGGFGGPTVTYRQRDWGISRQRYWGTPIPIVYCLQCDPNEEGIPVPYDQLPVRMPDIDVAEVLTGKGEPPLAKVPAFINTTCPTCGGPARREAETMDTFVDSTWYYARYVDPQNDQLPFSREMADRWLPVDVYVGGPEHSTMHLLYFRFWTMLMNELGLTPMEEPVRRLITQGIVNGPDGRKMSKRWGNVVTPASIIERHGADAARTFVSFAGPPDKDIDWSDEQVEGCARFLHRVWRIAAGNHRHAGVQYDGPFEGRALEIRRAAHKALKRVTEDIERVSFNTAIARAMELANFIGPIDVQTDAEKAAMAEAVRLLAAMLSPIAPHLADEIAEAYGATASLQAQRWPHYDPALTVDDTVKYAVQVNGKLRGEVEVAIDAGEDEVKAAAEADEKVLPHLAGKQLRKFVFVKGRLCNFVVSG; translated from the coding sequence ATGCAGGAGCGCTACGAGCCCAGGGCAATCGAGCCGAAATGGCAGGACCGCTGGGAGCGGGAGAACCTCTTCGCCGCAGGGCAGCGCGGCGACCTTCCGAAGAAGTTCGTGCTCGAGATGTTCCCCTACCCGTCGGGCGCCATGCACATGGGCCACGTCCGCAACTACCTCATCGGCGACGTGATCGCCCGCTTCGCCCGGATGCACGGCTTCGACGTGCTCCACCCGATGGGCTGGGACGCCCTCGGCCTGCCTGCGGAGAACGCGGCGATCAAGGACAAGCGCCACCCCGCCGACCGCACCAAGGAGAACGTCGCCTCCTTCAAGGCGGAGATGAAGCGGATCGGCTTCAGCTACGACTGGTCCCGCGAGATCAACACCTCGCACCCCGAGTACTACCGGTGGAACCAGTGGTTCTTCCTCAAGTTCCGGGAGATGGGGCTGGTCTACAAGCGCCACGCCTCGGTCAACTGGTGCCCGGGCTGCAACACGGTGATCGCCAACGAGCAGGTGAAGGACGGCCTCTGCGAGCGCTCCGGCGATCCGGTGGTGATCCGCAAGATGCCGGAGTGGGCCTTCCGGATCACCCACTACTCCGAGCGGCTGCTGCAGAACCTCGACACGCTGAACGAGTGGCCGGACGAGGTGGTGAAGAAGCAGCGCAACTGGATCGGCAAGAGCGAGGGGACCGAGCTGGTCTTCGGCGTCGCCGGCGCCGACGAGAAGATTACCGTCTTCACCACCCGCTCGGACACCATCTTCGGCTGCACCTACGTCGTGGTCGCCCCCGATCATCCGCTCCTCGAGCGCATCGTACCCGAGGACCGCAAGGAGGGCGTGCGCGCCTTCGCGACCGAGCAGGCCCGCAAGGCCGCGGCGAAGGGGCGCGAGGAGGAACTCGAGAAGGAAGGCGTCGACACCGGCGCCAGGGCGATCCATCCCTTCACCGGCGCGGAGCTGCCGATCTGGGCTGCCAACTTCGTGGTCTCCGACTACGGCACCGGCGCGGTGATGAGCGTGCCCGCCCACGATCAGCGGGACTTCGAGTTCGCCAGGAAATACGGCCTGCCGATCCGCCAGGTGATCCAGCCGGTGGGCGCCGACCGGCTCCCCGCCGATCCCACCGAGGCCTTCACCGAGGACGGCCTCCTCGAGGGGAGCGACGGCTTCGACGGGATGACCTCGGCGCAGGCCCGCAAGGCGATCGGCGCGAAGGCGAAGGAGGGCGGCTTCGGCGGCCCCACCGTCACCTACCGGCAGCGCGACTGGGGCATCTCCCGACAGCGCTACTGGGGCACGCCGATCCCGATCGTCTACTGCCTGCAGTGCGATCCGAACGAGGAGGGGATCCCCGTCCCCTACGACCAGCTGCCGGTGCGCATGCCCGACATCGACGTCGCCGAGGTGCTCACCGGCAAGGGCGAGCCGCCGCTGGCGAAGGTGCCTGCGTTCATCAACACCACCTGCCCGACCTGCGGCGGTCCGGCGCGCCGGGAGGCGGAGACGATGGACACCTTCGTCGACTCCACCTGGTACTACGCCCGCTACGTCGATCCGCAGAACGACCAGCTCCCCTTCTCCCGGGAGATGGCCGACCGCTGGCTGCCGGTGGACGTCTACGTGGGTGGTCCCGAGCACTCCACGATGCACCTGCTCTACTTCCGCTTCTGGACCATGCTCATGAACGAGCTGGGCCTGACGCCGATGGAGGAGCCGGTCCGCCGCCTGATCACCCAGGGCATCGTCAACGGCCCCGACGGCAGGAAGATGTCGAAGCGCTGGGGCAACGTCGTCACCCCCGCCTCGATCATCGAGCGGCACGGAGCCGACGCGGCGCGGACCTTCGTCTCCTTCGCCGGCCCGCCGGACAAGGACATCGACTGGTCCGACGAGCAGGTGGAGGGCTGCGCCCGCTTCCTCCACCGCGTCTGGCGGATCGCCGCCGGCAACCACCGGCACGCCGGGGTGCAATACGACGGGCCCTTCGAGGGGAGGGCGCTCGAGATCCGGCGCGCCGCCCACAAGGCGCTCAAGCGCGTCACCGAGGACATCGAGCGCGTCTCCTTCAACACCGCGATCGCCCGGGCGATGGAGCTCGCCAACTTCATCGGCCCCATCGACGTGCAGACCGACGCCGAGAAGGCGGCGATGGCGGAGGCGGTGCGCCTGCTCGCGGCGATGCTCTCGCCGATCGCGCCGCACCTCGCCGACGAGATCGCCGAGGCCTACGGCGCCACCGCCTCGCTGCAGGCGCAGCGCTGGCCCCACTACGATCCGGCGCTCACCGTCGACGACACCGTGAAGTACGCCGTGCAGGTGAACGGCAAGCTCCGCGGCGAGGTCGAGGTGGCGATCGACGCGGGCGAGGACGAGGTGAAGGCGGCGGCGGAGGCCGACGAGAAGGTGCTGCCGCACCTGGCGGGCAAGCAGCTGCGAAAGTTCGTCTTCGTGAAGGGCCGCCTCTGCAACTTCGTGGTGAGCGGGTGA
- the lptE gene encoding LPS assembly lipoprotein LptE, protein MRRGLLGAVALAAALAGCGYRFAVGGPGLPDGVGQVHVPVFANRSTDAEAGAIFAEAMAEALARSGHAGGPSAPARLEGTVLSTASRPAATGPDGRDTGLYRLEARLRVELLRQGQLLCVREIAGGEDYLPAADLLGIEASRRQALRRLAGRLMESASVELCAVVAAE, encoded by the coding sequence GTGAGGCGCGGGCTCCTGGGCGCGGTGGCCCTCGCTGCCGCGCTCGCCGGCTGCGGCTATCGTTTCGCCGTCGGTGGCCCCGGCCTCCCCGACGGCGTCGGCCAGGTCCACGTGCCGGTCTTCGCGAACCGATCCACCGACGCGGAGGCCGGCGCGATCTTCGCCGAGGCGATGGCGGAGGCGCTGGCCCGGTCGGGCCACGCCGGCGGTCCCTCGGCGCCTGCGCGCCTCGAGGGGACCGTCCTCTCCACCGCCTCCCGTCCCGCTGCCACCGGGCCCGACGGGCGCGACACGGGGCTCTACCGCCTCGAAGCGAGGCTGCGCGTGGAGCTGCTGCGGCAGGGGCAGCTCCTCTGCGTTCGCGAGATCGCCGGGGGGGAGGACTACCTGCCCGCCGCCGATCTGCTCGGCATCGAGGCCTCGCGCAGGCAGGCGCTCCGCCGGCTCGCCGGGCGGCTGATGGAGAGCGCGAGCGTCGAGCTCTGCGCGGTGGTGGCGGCAGAGTAG
- the rpsT gene encoding 30S ribosomal protein S20: MANTKSAVKRMRQSAERNVRNNAIRSTVKTAMKKVREAAASGDSATATALLAKATKTIDQAAAKGIIKGRGASRKVSRLAKAVNASSAQA; the protein is encoded by the coding sequence GTGGCCAATACCAAGTCTGCAGTGAAGCGCATGCGCCAGTCGGCCGAGCGCAACGTTCGCAACAACGCGATCCGCTCGACCGTGAAGACGGCGATGAAGAAGGTCCGCGAGGCCGCCGCCAGCGGCGACTCCGCCACCGCGACCGCGCTCCTCGCCAAGGCGACCAAGACCATCGACCAGGCTGCCGCCAAGGGCATCATCAAGGGCCGTGGCGCGAGCCGGAAGGTCAGCCGTCTGGCCAAGGCCGTCAACGCCTCCAGCGCCCAGGCGTAA
- the mazG gene encoding nucleoside triphosphate pyrophosphohydrolase, protein MEKELEQTRRRSAEEITRLVGIMARLRAPGGCPWDREQTFDSLKPYLVEEAYEVLDAMEGDSSRDHCEELGDLLFQVIFHAEIARENGDWDFADVTRAISDKIEYRHPHVFGDVTITDADEVSRNWVKLKAAEKARKKGQRVSVIEGVPRHAPGLLRAERITEKASRIGFDWPELAGVRAKVDEELAELDEALASGDPKAIEHELGDVLFALANLARHARTPAEDALRLAVGRFERRFLWVEERLHEQGFGAGQVAPLELMDRLWEEAKALEKQGELG, encoded by the coding sequence GTGGAGAAGGAACTCGAGCAGACCCGGCGGCGCAGCGCCGAGGAGATCACGCGCCTCGTCGGGATCATGGCCAGGCTCCGGGCCCCCGGCGGCTGTCCGTGGGACCGGGAGCAGACCTTCGATTCGCTCAAGCCCTACCTGGTGGAGGAGGCCTACGAGGTCCTCGACGCGATGGAGGGCGACTCCAGCCGCGACCACTGCGAGGAGCTGGGCGACCTGCTCTTCCAGGTGATCTTCCACGCGGAGATCGCCAGGGAGAACGGCGACTGGGACTTCGCCGACGTGACCAGGGCCATCTCCGACAAGATCGAATACCGCCACCCCCACGTCTTCGGTGACGTCACGATCACCGACGCCGACGAGGTGAGCCGCAACTGGGTGAAGCTCAAGGCCGCGGAGAAGGCACGGAAGAAGGGCCAGCGGGTCTCGGTGATCGAGGGGGTCCCGCGCCACGCGCCGGGCCTCCTGCGCGCCGAGCGGATCACCGAGAAGGCCTCGCGGATCGGCTTCGACTGGCCGGAATTGGCTGGCGTCCGGGCCAAGGTGGACGAGGAGCTGGCGGAGCTGGACGAGGCCCTCGCCTCCGGCGATCCGAAGGCGATCGAGCACGAGCTCGGCGACGTGCTCTTCGCCCTGGCGAACCTGGCGCGCCACGCCCGCACCCCGGCGGAGGACGCGCTCCGGCTGGCGGTCGGCCGTTTCGAGCGGCGTTTCCTCTGGGTCGAGGAACGCCTCCACGAGCAGGGCTTCGGCGCGGGGCAGGTGGCGCCGCTGGAGCTGATGGACCGGCTCTGGGAGGAGGCCAAGGCCCTCGAGAAGCAGGGGGAGCTCGGCTGA
- a CDS encoding tetratricopeptide repeat protein: MVLFAAAAVAETPALPVAAEATGVAEPSEEAWGDEWFDSAAKERAKAFEQQLVEEAGGAVGAPAPAADEERPAAQAPAPERAIVPPLHGPADLQAVWRTRREAILRQDAATAAEAEAKLRRLLVELDVREVHAFAAATVRESRKLEASAPAAALDRARLAVALAPSLPLTHLQLLRTQLAADPTAFGTILGIAADCVAAGLGDPRHVRLLVVDLLAALGAALLLAGAIALLFLAVAHCRSFLHDFHHLFPRRISRLQTGLLALLALALPIALGFGPLVVAALVLAAIWLYLDRAERIALGLWLALAALLPAGAGFLAARLAWDDTRAASLYAVERAGDFSSLRGLAAVAREPGADPETIFVVARSLKRLGQLEEAQALYERALESRPRWPAALINLGNIRFLRGDAEGAEELYTRAIDLDPGIAAAYFSLSRVHYDRVDFTLGQAARTRAIELDRRLVEKYAVSENGSAPANQYVVDVPLPDEDLAKVAARSEEPRRLERQLTAAILGPIPGAAAPFSGGGFALLLVVWTGFLAQRIRPASGCSRCGRAVCSSCDPESAGGNLCGQCVHVFGKRAAVEAAAREAKERAAKAHQSRRSLWFRAGALVLAGPFLSGRIGRGMVFLLLGWFLVFLAAFPAGVVQPVYEGWPAVWKVALLLPPIGSIFLLAWRDARGGR; encoded by the coding sequence TTGGTCCTGTTCGCGGCTGCGGCGGTGGCGGAGACGCCCGCCCTTCCCGTGGCGGCGGAGGCTACCGGTGTCGCGGAGCCGAGCGAGGAGGCCTGGGGCGACGAGTGGTTCGACTCCGCGGCGAAGGAGCGGGCGAAGGCCTTCGAGCAGCAGCTGGTGGAGGAGGCTGGCGGGGCTGTCGGCGCGCCGGCCCCCGCTGCCGACGAAGAGCGTCCCGCGGCACAGGCCCCTGCACCGGAGCGTGCGATCGTGCCCCCGCTGCACGGTCCCGCCGATCTGCAGGCGGTCTGGCGCACGCGCCGTGAGGCGATCCTCCGGCAGGACGCCGCCACCGCGGCGGAGGCGGAGGCGAAGCTGCGCCGGCTCCTCGTCGAGCTCGACGTCCGCGAGGTCCACGCCTTCGCCGCAGCCACGGTGCGCGAGAGCCGCAAGCTGGAGGCCTCCGCGCCTGCTGCAGCCCTCGATCGCGCGCGCCTCGCGGTGGCCCTCGCCCCCTCGCTGCCTCTGACCCATCTGCAGCTCCTCCGCACCCAGCTCGCCGCGGACCCGACGGCCTTCGGCACGATCCTCGGGATCGCCGCGGATTGCGTGGCCGCGGGCCTGGGCGATCCGCGGCACGTGCGCCTCCTCGTGGTTGACCTGCTCGCTGCCCTCGGCGCAGCGCTGCTCCTCGCCGGCGCCATCGCGCTCCTCTTCCTCGCGGTGGCCCACTGCCGCAGCTTCCTCCACGACTTCCACCACCTCTTCCCGCGGCGGATCTCGCGGCTGCAGACCGGCCTCCTCGCTCTGCTCGCGCTCGCGCTGCCGATCGCCCTGGGGTTCGGCCCGCTGGTGGTGGCGGCCCTGGTGCTCGCTGCGATCTGGCTCTACCTCGATCGCGCCGAGCGCATCGCCCTCGGCCTCTGGCTCGCCCTCGCCGCGCTCCTGCCCGCCGGTGCCGGCTTCCTGGCAGCGCGCCTCGCCTGGGACGACACCCGCGCCGCGTCGCTCTACGCGGTGGAACGCGCCGGCGACTTCAGCTCGCTCCGCGGCCTGGCCGCCGTCGCCCGCGAGCCCGGAGCCGATCCCGAGACGATCTTCGTGGTGGCCCGGAGCCTCAAGCGCCTCGGCCAGCTCGAGGAGGCGCAGGCGCTCTACGAGCGGGCGCTGGAGAGCAGGCCCCGCTGGCCTGCGGCGCTGATCAACCTCGGCAACATCCGCTTCCTCCGAGGCGACGCGGAAGGAGCGGAGGAGCTCTACACCCGGGCGATCGACCTCGACCCCGGCATCGCCGCCGCCTACTTCAGCCTCTCCCGGGTCCACTACGACCGCGTCGACTTCACCCTCGGCCAGGCGGCCCGGACCCGGGCGATCGAGCTCGATCGGCGCCTGGTGGAGAAATACGCGGTCTCCGAGAACGGCAGCGCGCCGGCGAACCAGTACGTGGTCGACGTGCCCCTGCCCGACGAGGACCTGGCGAAGGTGGCGGCGCGCAGCGAGGAGCCACGTCGGCTCGAGCGGCAGCTCACCGCCGCGATCCTCGGGCCGATCCCCGGCGCTGCGGCGCCCTTCTCCGGCGGGGGCTTCGCGCTCCTGCTCGTCGTCTGGACCGGCTTCCTCGCCCAGCGGATCCGACCGGCGAGCGGCTGCTCCCGCTGCGGCAGGGCGGTCTGCTCCTCCTGCGATCCGGAGTCCGCAGGCGGAAACCTCTGCGGCCAGTGCGTCCACGTCTTCGGCAAGCGGGCCGCGGTCGAGGCCGCAGCCCGCGAGGCGAAGGAGCGCGCGGCGAAGGCGCACCAATCCCGCCGCAGCCTCTGGTTCCGGGCGGGGGCCCTCGTCCTCGCAGGTCCCTTCCTCTCCGGCAGGATCGGCCGCGGCATGGTCTTCCTGCTCCTCGGCTGGTTCCTCGTCTTCCTCGCTGCCTTCCCCGCCGGCGTGGTGCAGCCGGTCTACGAGGGCTGGCCCGCCGTCTGGAAGGTGGCGCTGCTCCTCCCGCCGATCGGCTCGATCTTCCTCCTCGCCTGGCGCGACGCGCGCGGAGGCCGCTGA
- a CDS encoding DUF4388 domain-containing protein — protein MALKGTLKDFGVAEILQLIAQQTKTGVLRLQNKEEEVHVCFDQGNVIRAEQVAGKETHLLGFRLVRAGLITERELEDALEEQRRTLKRLGDVLVARGTVGRDELREMAQLQATETLYRLFTWKSGTYEFEAGEVAWERGTIHPIRGEAILMEGFRMVDEWPLIRKKIGSRRMTFERLKDWSQAEAEQPADDEGFDAAFEASFGGDAPAAPGAAVELGPNERRVFELVQTGRTVERLVELSRLGEFETCKALFNLVGAGYLRAIAPPRDEGDEQPGAGMVRALAEQGASFALRVAVSVAMLGLLTGIVHLVRADEAAGGPGGIRVEETAAQRLVGHAQLARISGALEVYRLEAGHYPEALDELLEAELLAERDLRYPWHERYHYRRTADDAFVLLPPFE, from the coding sequence ATGGCGCTCAAGGGCACGCTCAAGGATTTCGGCGTCGCGGAGATCCTCCAGCTCATCGCGCAGCAGACCAAGACCGGCGTCCTCCGTCTCCAGAACAAGGAGGAGGAGGTCCACGTCTGCTTCGACCAGGGCAACGTGATCCGCGCCGAGCAGGTCGCGGGCAAGGAGACCCACCTCCTCGGCTTCCGCCTGGTGCGCGCGGGCCTGATCACCGAGCGCGAGCTCGAGGACGCCCTCGAGGAACAGCGCCGGACCCTGAAGCGGCTGGGCGACGTGCTCGTCGCCAGGGGGACCGTGGGCCGCGACGAACTCCGGGAGATGGCCCAGCTGCAGGCCACCGAGACCCTCTACCGGCTCTTCACCTGGAAGAGCGGCACCTACGAATTCGAGGCGGGCGAGGTCGCCTGGGAGCGCGGCACGATCCACCCGATCCGCGGGGAGGCCATCCTCATGGAAGGCTTCCGCATGGTCGACGAGTGGCCGCTGATCCGGAAGAAGATCGGCTCCCGCCGGATGACCTTCGAGCGCCTCAAGGACTGGTCGCAGGCAGAAGCGGAGCAGCCCGCGGACGACGAGGGCTTCGACGCTGCCTTCGAGGCGAGCTTCGGCGGCGACGCGCCGGCGGCCCCCGGCGCCGCGGTGGAGCTCGGTCCCAACGAGCGGCGGGTCTTCGAGCTGGTGCAGACCGGCCGCACGGTCGAGCGCCTGGTCGAGCTCTCGCGGCTCGGCGAATTCGAGACCTGCAAGGCGCTCTTCAACCTGGTGGGCGCCGGCTACCTGCGCGCGATCGCGCCGCCGCGGGACGAAGGGGACGAGCAGCCCGGCGCCGGCATGGTGCGGGCCCTGGCGGAGCAGGGCGCGAGCTTCGCGCTCCGCGTGGCGGTCTCGGTGGCGATGCTCGGCCTCCTCACCGGCATCGTGCACCTGGTCCGCGCCGACGAGGCCGCAGGGGGGCCCGGCGGGATCCGGGTGGAGGAGACGGCGGCCCAGCGCCTCGTCGGCCACGCGCAGCTCGCGCGGATCAGCGGGGCGCTCGAGGTCTACCGCCTCGAGGCGGGCCACTACCCCGAGGCGCTCGACGAGCTGCTCGAGGCCGAGCTCCTCGCCGAGCGCGACCTCCGCTACCCGTGGCACGAGCGCTACCACTACCGGCGCACGGCGGACGATGCCTTCGTCCTGCTGCCGCCTTTCGAGTAG
- a CDS encoding PhoH family protein: MAEATYRVELDDTALVQTLAGAHNEHLKLLERRTGARISNRGTTFTVVGDEPQAQLAERVLRELYGLLRAGYPLYPEDVEQAAKVLSARKDVSLKEIFLDTVYISSRNRVVAPKGLGQKRYIDAIRSHDITFGIGPAGTGKTYLAMAMAVAALAERKVKRIVLCRPAVEAGERLGFLPGDIAEKVNPYLRPLYDALNDMMDLEKAAGLIEKGTVEVAPLAFMRGRTLNDSFVILDEAQNTTPEQMKMFLTRLGFGSKAVITGDITQVDLPSGRTSGLADASEVLTDVEGIAFCRFTEVDVVRHPLVQQVVLAYEASDARKAARKAADAWARKERERARDGEEAASAAE; this comes from the coding sequence TTGGCCGAAGCCACCTATCGCGTCGAACTCGACGACACCGCCCTGGTCCAGACCCTTGCCGGCGCCCACAACGAGCATCTGAAACTGCTCGAGCGCCGCACCGGCGCCCGCATCAGCAACCGCGGGACCACCTTCACCGTGGTCGGCGACGAGCCCCAGGCCCAGCTCGCCGAGCGGGTGCTGCGTGAGCTCTACGGGCTCCTGCGCGCGGGCTACCCCCTCTACCCCGAGGACGTGGAGCAGGCCGCCAAGGTCCTCTCCGCCCGCAAGGACGTCTCCCTCAAGGAGATCTTCCTCGACACGGTCTACATCTCGAGCCGCAACCGCGTGGTCGCACCCAAGGGGCTCGGCCAGAAGCGCTACATCGATGCGATCCGCAGCCACGACATCACCTTCGGCATCGGTCCCGCCGGCACCGGCAAGACCTACCTGGCGATGGCGATGGCGGTGGCGGCCCTCGCCGAGCGCAAGGTGAAGCGCATCGTGCTCTGCCGTCCCGCGGTGGAGGCGGGCGAGCGGCTGGGCTTCCTTCCCGGCGACATCGCCGAGAAGGTGAACCCCTACCTGCGTCCGCTCTACGACGCGCTCAACGACATGATGGATCTCGAGAAGGCCGCCGGCCTGATCGAGAAGGGGACCGTCGAGGTCGCGCCGCTCGCCTTCATGCGCGGCCGCACCCTGAACGACTCCTTCGTCATCCTCGACGAGGCGCAGAACACCACGCCGGAGCAGATGAAGATGTTCCTCACCCGCCTCGGCTTCGGCTCGAAGGCGGTGATCACCGGCGACATCACCCAGGTCGATCTTCCCTCGGGCCGCACCTCCGGGCTGGCAGACGCCTCGGAGGTCCTCACCGACGTGGAGGGGATCGCCTTCTGCCGCTTCACCGAGGTGGACGTCGTCCGCCACCCGCTGGTGCAGCAGGTGGTCCTCGCCTACGAGGCCTCCGACGCCCGCAAGGCGGCACGGAAGGCGGCCGACGCCTGGGCCCGCAAGGAGCGGGAGCGCGCTCGCGACGGCGAGGAGGCGGCGTCAGCCGCCGAGTGA